The genomic interval CGGGCTTGGCGCACCAGTGCGCGCAGCTGTTGGCTGTCGGTGCTGGGGTGTTCGTTCATCCACTCTTGCAAAGTGGCGTCCTCGGCCAGCAGGCGGTCACGCCAGCTTTCGGCCAAGTGCAGGGCCAAGGTGTCTTTGGTGCTGCCCATGCGTTGCTCGTTGAGCGCGTCTTTGACAGCTTCAATCGACTCTTCGCTGAGCTTGCGCATGAGCTTGCCCACGTACTGCATTTGACGGCGCTTACCTTCAAAGTTGGTGATGCGGCGGGCTTCGGCCAGCGCTTCGCGCAGCTGGTCCGTCATGTGACCTTGCGCGTTCAGGCGCTCAATCAGTTCGCCGCGCAGGGTGAGCAACTCGACGCCCAAATCTTGGCGGTCGTCGCTGTCTT from Limnohabitans curvus carries:
- the yjgA gene encoding ribosome biogenesis factor YjgA; this encodes MSRKPKKGYFVRGQFVAEGSELDLELKAELKGTEGLSRTDRKKDSDDRQDLGVELLTLRGELIERLNAQGHMTDQLREALAEARRITNFEGKRRQMQYVGKLMRKLSEESIEAVKDALNEQRMGSTKDTLALHLAESWRDRLLAEDATLQEWMNEHPSTDSQQLRALVRQARKDDATTKADIAKGLLPRQSRAYREIFQLIKEQLNLAEDTLHTPEEDEDTYKP